A genome region from Nycticebus coucang isolate mNycCou1 chromosome 4, mNycCou1.pri, whole genome shotgun sequence includes the following:
- the LOC128584047 gene encoding contactin-4-like: MGLPWELLVLQSFMLCLADDNTLHGPIFIQEPSNVMFPLDSEEKKVKLSCEVKGNPKPHIRWKLNGTDVDIGMDFRYSVVEGSLLISNPNKTQDAGTYQCIATNSFGTIVSREAKLQFAYLENFKTRTRSTVSVRRGQGMVLLCGPPPHSGELSYAWIFNEYPSYQDNRRFVSQETGNLYIAKVEKSDVGNYTCVVTNTVTNHKVLGPPTPLILRNDGVMGEYEPKIEVQFPETVPTAKGATVKLECFALGNPVPTITWRRADSKPIARKARRHKSNGILEIPNFQQEDAGLYECVAENSRGKNVARGQLTFYAQPNWIQKISDIHVAMEENVFWECKANGRPKPTYRWLKNGEPLLTRDRIQIEQGTLNITIVNLSDAGMYQCVAENKHGIIFSSAELNVIGES, encoded by the coding sequence ATGGGGTTGCCATGGGAACTGCTGGTACTGCAGTCATTCATGTTGTGCCTTGCAGATGACAACACACTGCATGGCCCGATTTTTATTCAAGAGCCAAGTAATGTAATGTTCCCTTTGGATTCTGAGGAGAAAAAAGTGAAGCTCAGTTGTGAAGTTAAAGGGAATCCAAAACCTCATATCAGGTGGAAGTTAAATGGAACAGATGTTGACATTGGTATGGATTTCCGCTACAGTGTTGTTGAAGGCAGCTTGTTGATCAGTAACCCCAATAAAACCCAAGATGCTGGAACATACCAGTGCATAGCAACAAACTCCTTTGGAACAATTGTCAGCAGAGAAGCAAAGCTTCAGTTTGCTTATcttgaaaactttaaaacaagAACAAGAAGCACTGTGTCTGTCCGTCGAGGTCAGGGAATGGTACTCCTGTGCGGACCGCCACCTCATTCTGGAGAGCTGAGCTATGCGTGGATCTTCAATGAATACCCTTCCTATCAGGATAATCGCCGGTTTGTTTCTCAAGAGACTGGGAACCTGTACATTgccaaagtagaaaaatcagaTGTTGGGAATTATACCTGTGTGGTTACCAACACAGTAACAAACCACAAGGTTCTGGGACCACCCACACCCCTAATACTGAGAAATGATGGAGTGATGGGTGAATATGAGCCAAAAATAGAAGTACAGTTTCCAGAAACAGTCCCGACTGCAAAAGGAGCAACGGTGAAGCTGGAATGTTTTGCTTTAGGAAACCCAGTACCGACTATTACCTGGAGAAGAGCTGATAGCAAGCCGATAGCAAGGAAAGCCAGAAGACACAAGTCCAATGGGATTCTCGAAATTCCTAATTTTCAGCAGGAAGATGCTGGTTTATATGAATGTGTGGCTGAAAATTCCAGAGGGAAGAATGTAGCAAGGGGACAGCTAACTTTTTATGCGCAACCTAATTGGATTCAAAAAATAAGTGATATCCATGTGGCCATGGAAGAAAATGTCTTTTGGGAATGCAAAGCGAATGGAAGGCCCAAGCCTACGTACAGATGGCTAAAAAATGGTGAACCACTGCTAACTCGGGACAGAATTCAAATTGAGCAAGGAACACTCAACATAACAATAGTGAATCTGTCCGATGCTGGCATGTATCAGTGTGTGGCAGAGAATAAACACGGAATTATCTTTTCCAGTGCAGAGCTTAATGTTATAGGTGAGTCTTAA